A window of Rhodobium gokarnense contains these coding sequences:
- a CDS encoding GlxA family transcriptional regulator: MDIAPETPPYRVAVLVIDDFALMSFAALTEPMRAANLLAGRTLYEVRCLSLSGEDVESSGGACVPVIASIDEAPAADLFMVVAGGDPFAVSDPRLFSRLRRIARTGVTLGGVSGGPVILARAGLMAARRMTVHWEYMAGLQAILPYLLIEKSLYVVDRDRITCAGGTAPIDLMHAIIAGHHGPAFARTVADWFLHTDVRPSAGPQRAGLIERWGTTNAAVLDAITMMESHIADPLRLDQLADFAGLGPRQLNRLFREHLGATTMGFYRDLRLEKARNLIRNSPLALSEIALAAGFSNSAHFAAAHTQRYGAPPSALRRG; the protein is encoded by the coding sequence ATGGACATCGCTCCCGAAACGCCGCCCTATCGCGTCGCTGTCCTCGTCATCGACGATTTCGCGCTGATGTCGTTCGCCGCACTCACCGAGCCGATGCGGGCCGCGAATCTGCTCGCGGGCAGGACCCTTTACGAGGTGCGCTGCCTCAGCCTGTCGGGAGAGGACGTCGAGAGCTCCGGCGGCGCATGTGTGCCTGTCATCGCCAGCATCGACGAAGCGCCGGCGGCCGACCTTTTCATGGTGGTCGCCGGCGGCGATCCGTTCGCGGTCTCCGATCCGCGCCTCTTCAGCCGCTTGCGTCGCATCGCGCGGACGGGCGTCACCCTCGGCGGGGTCTCCGGCGGCCCGGTGATTCTGGCCCGTGCCGGGTTGATGGCAGCGCGGCGGATGACGGTACACTGGGAGTATATGGCCGGCCTGCAGGCGATCCTGCCATATCTCCTTATTGAGAAAAGCCTCTACGTGGTCGACCGCGACCGTATCACCTGCGCGGGCGGCACCGCGCCCATCGACCTGATGCATGCGATCATCGCCGGACACCACGGCCCGGCTTTCGCGCGCACCGTCGCCGACTGGTTCCTCCACACTGACGTGCGCCCCTCCGCCGGGCCGCAGCGGGCGGGCCTCATCGAGCGCTGGGGGACGACGAACGCTGCTGTCCTCGACGCCATTACCATGATGGAAAGCCACATCGCCGATCCACTGCGGCTGGACCAGCTTGCCGATTTTGCAGGCCTCGGCCCGCGCCAGCTCAACCGGCTGTTCCGCGAGCACTTGGGCGCAACGACCATGGGCTTCTACCGCGACCTCCGACTGGAAAAGGCCCGCAACCTCATCCGCAACTCGCCCTTGGCGCTGTCGGAAATCGCACTCGCCGCGGGGTTTTCCAACTCCGCCCACTTTGCGGCGGCCCACACCCAGCGCTATGGAGCACCGCCTTCTGCGTTAAGGCGCGGGTGA